The following proteins come from a genomic window of Pararhodobacter sp.:
- a CDS encoding enoyl-CoA hydratase-related protein, translating into MEIKTESHGPVALIRLNRPDTRNAVTVTMMDELVSAMARIEADDAIQVVVLTGAGKVFCAGMDLAAFAAGERPGLTDPHGFAGFVNAPRRKPIIAAVNGGAHAGGFEIMLACDLAIAAEGALFSLPEVKRGLVAAGGGAHRLPRRIPPAVAVEMLLTGDPITSDRALALGLVSQVVPATDLVSAALTLANRIAVNAPGAVLETLALARRAMAVDEAALWAMNVAIWSRIDGSDDALEGARAFKEKRSPRWTGR; encoded by the coding sequence ATGGAAATCAAGACAGAAAGCCACGGACCGGTCGCCCTCATCCGGCTCAATCGCCCCGACACCCGGAATGCCGTGACTGTGACTATGATGGATGAGCTGGTCAGCGCAATGGCGCGGATCGAGGCGGACGATGCAATTCAGGTGGTGGTCTTGACCGGCGCGGGCAAAGTGTTCTGCGCCGGAATGGATCTGGCAGCCTTTGCCGCAGGCGAGCGTCCTGGCCTGACCGATCCGCACGGATTTGCCGGTTTCGTCAATGCCCCCCGCCGCAAACCCATCATCGCTGCTGTCAATGGCGGCGCACACGCTGGCGGATTCGAGATCATGCTGGCCTGTGATCTGGCGATTGCCGCGGAGGGCGCGCTGTTTTCGTTGCCTGAGGTCAAACGCGGCCTTGTTGCGGCAGGCGGGGGTGCACACCGTTTGCCGCGACGCATCCCACCTGCGGTTGCGGTTGAAATGCTGTTGACGGGCGATCCGATCACATCGGACCGGGCGCTGGCGCTGGGATTGGTCAGCCAGGTTGTGCCGGCCACCGATCTGGTCTCGGCGGCCCTGACGCTGGCCAATCGGATTGCCGTAAATGCGCCGGGGGCCGTGCTGGAAACGCTGGCGTTGGCACGCCGCGCAATGGCCGTGGATGAGGCCGCGCTTTGGGCGATGAACGTCGCGATCTGGTCGCGCATCGACGGATCTGACGATGCACTGGAGGGCGCGCGGGCCTTCAAGGAAAAGCGTTCTCCACGCTGGACGGGCAGATGA
- a CDS encoding acyl-CoA dehydrogenase family protein has protein sequence MIPEKSPKTRALEDRLLGFMADHIYPNEARFYRESEDLGPWKVQPVVEELKPKAREAGLWNLFLPESDHGAGLSNLEYAPLCEIMGRSHLAPEVFNCSAPDTGNMEVIARYGTIEHQETWLKPLLAGEIRSSFAMTEPDVASSDARNIASSIVRDGDDYVINGHKWYTTGATDPRCKIFIFMGKTDPTAATYHQQSMILVPRDTPGITVVRSLPVFGFYGVPDRAAEVIFDNVRVPASSILLGEGRGFEIAQGRLGPGRIHHCMRLIGLAERSLEKMILRTTQRVAFGKPLSEQSVTRERVAEARIMIEQSRLLTLRTAYLMDTVGNKEAKAEIAMIKVAVPTMACQVIDWAIQAFGGGGTSNDFGLAAAYATARLLRLADGPDEVHRDQLARLEYKHQASRNDAGGVGGWAPALTDRATGH, from the coding sequence ATGATACCGGAAAAATCGCCCAAGACCCGCGCGCTCGAGGATCGGCTGCTTGGCTTCATGGCTGACCATATTTATCCCAACGAGGCGCGGTTCTATCGCGAATCCGAGGATCTGGGCCCCTGGAAAGTTCAACCTGTCGTTGAGGAGCTGAAACCAAAGGCCCGCGAAGCCGGGTTGTGGAACCTGTTCCTGCCGGAATCAGACCATGGTGCGGGTTTGTCCAACCTGGAGTATGCGCCCCTGTGCGAGATCATGGGCCGGTCTCATCTGGCCCCCGAGGTGTTCAATTGCTCTGCCCCCGATACCGGCAACATGGAAGTGATCGCGCGCTACGGCACCATAGAGCACCAGGAAACCTGGCTGAAACCCCTGCTGGCCGGAGAGATCAGGTCATCCTTTGCGATGACCGAACCCGATGTTGCCTCGTCAGATGCGCGCAACATTGCGAGTTCGATCGTGCGTGACGGTGATGACTACGTCATCAACGGGCACAAATGGTATACGACGGGGGCAACAGACCCACGGTGCAAGATTTTCATCTTCATGGGGAAAACAGATCCCACGGCTGCTACCTATCACCAGCAATCCATGATCCTTGTGCCGCGCGACACACCCGGCATCACGGTCGTCCGATCTTTGCCCGTGTTTGGCTTTTATGGCGTGCCTGATCGTGCCGCCGAGGTCATCTTTGACAATGTCAGGGTTCCGGCGTCATCCATTTTGCTGGGTGAGGGGCGCGGTTTCGAAATCGCCCAAGGCCGCCTTGGGCCTGGCCGCATCCACCACTGCATGCGCCTGATCGGACTGGCCGAACGCTCGCTGGAAAAGATGATCCTGCGCACTACCCAACGCGTGGCGTTTGGAAAGCCCTTGTCCGAACAATCGGTGACCCGTGAACGGGTGGCCGAGGCCCGGATCATGATCGAGCAATCGAGGCTGCTGACGCTGCGCACGGCGTATCTGATGGATACGGTCGGCAACAAAGAGGCCAAAGCCGAAATTGCCATGATCAAGGTCGCGGTGCCAACCATGGCCTGCCAGGTCATCGACTGGGCCATTCAGGCCTTTGGTGGGGGCGGCACGTCGAATGACTTTGGGCTGGCCGCGGCCTATGCGACGGCACGCCTGCTGCGGCTTGCCGATGGGCCCGATGAAGTTCACCGCGACCAACTTGCGCGGCTTGAATACAAACACCAAGCCAGTCGCAATGATGCGGGCGGCGTGGGCGGATGGGCACCGGCGCTGACGGACCGCGCGACGGGTCACTGA
- a CDS encoding GntR family transcriptional regulator — translation MAHKSDNGHGVADTPQTGATNTGDEKLSSSDKIMRDILRGLYEGRYVAGQRLVEPDLVSRYDVSRSTVREAIKRLASQGVVEATHNRGARIRQLSRDEARNILLITEVIIGLAARLAAANINGDGNRARMETALETLLAYCHASDKYEFMRARNRFHRTMAEISRNPELEQMLSNLQVHLVRNRLVMRPEDREASYRAIGRAILAGDEAVAEAQARAHVQKMIELVEKLYEPPILSGRD, via the coding sequence ATGGCACACAAATCTGACAATGGTCACGGCGTGGCCGACACTCCCCAAACTGGGGCGACAAATACCGGCGACGAGAAACTGTCATCGTCCGACAAGATCATGCGCGACATTCTGCGCGGGCTCTATGAGGGGCGCTATGTCGCAGGCCAGCGCCTGGTCGAACCCGATCTGGTCAGCCGCTACGACGTCAGCCGGTCAACCGTGCGCGAGGCGATCAAGCGTCTGGCCTCGCAGGGTGTCGTCGAGGCGACCCACAATCGCGGCGCGCGGATCCGGCAACTGTCCCGGGATGAGGCCCGAAACATTCTTCTGATCACAGAAGTCATCATAGGCCTGGCGGCCCGGCTGGCCGCCGCCAATATCAACGGTGATGGGAATCGCGCCCGGATGGAGACAGCGCTGGAAACACTGTTGGCCTACTGCCATGCCTCGGACAAGTATGAATTTATGCGCGCCCGAAACCGGTTTCACCGCACCATGGCCGAGATCAGCCGCAACCCTGAATTGGAGCAGATGTTGAGCAATCTGCAGGTGCATCTGGTTCGCAATCGTCTGGTCATGCGCCCCGAGGATCGTGAAGCATCGTATCGTGCGATCGGTAGGGCAATCCTCGCGGGGGATGAGGCGGTCGCAGAGGCACAGGCGCGAGCGCATGTGCAGAAAATGATCGAACTCGTCGAAAAGCTCTACGAACCACCCATCCTTTCCGGGCGCGACTGA
- a CDS encoding transposase family protein translates to MAGFGRAKAHVFRDFLKPRHSIPSHDTFSTVFRMIDPKVLDAAFGRVLAQIAVLFRQGSA, encoded by the coding sequence ATGGCAGGATTCGGTCGGGCAAAAGCGCATGTTTTCAGAGACTTCCTGAAGCCCAGGCATTCCATCCCCTCACATGACACCTTCTCCACGGTGTTCCGGATGATCGACCCGAAGGTGTTGGATGCGGCCTTCGGACGGGTTCTGGCGCAGATCGCGGTCCTGTTTCGGCAAGGTTCCGCCTGA